The Candidatus Saccharimonadales bacterium genome includes the window TTCGGTAGGACAGTCAACGTTAATGTCTACCGTATTGCCGAATGTATTTGTCATAATACAGTCATATGATGTTTTATCACTCATACCTTGGGGGCTTGCAGGGATTGTGCTGGCAAGTTCTATGACGAAGACACGTGATTGTTTTTGTCCGGCCGCAAGCTTTATCGCAGGCCATGACAATGTTTTTGTCGCGCTGTTAAATGTGGCCCCGCCGTTGTCGACTAATGTTGCGTATTCAAGTACATCATCTAGTTTTTCTTCGACTGGAACGGTTGCCTCGGTCAGGCCGGTATTTTCGATATTAATCGTATAGGTAACGCGATCAGATGCCTTTGATATGACAGTCGTTGCGTCTACGTTGCCTTGGGTGAAGTTTACTGCTGTTTTTGTCTCGACGACCTTTGCTTCACATTCTTTGTCTTTGATCCATATGGATGAATCGCCAGGGCATGGCTGACAGTCGGGACTGTTAGCGGGCAACTGAGGATTAAACGTACATACTGCAGGTGGAACGATCGTAAAGTTAGTGACACAGTTTTGCGTGCTTGTTTTTACGCCAGTACTCGTTGTGACTTCGAGGGATACGCTATATTTACCCGCGCTAGAAAGAGTAAGGCTGTCGGCTGATACTTTTAGCTGATTACTAGTTACGGTGCGGGTGGCAACGGCTTTACCGCTACTATCTTTCACCGTGAACACGTACTTACTAACGGTTGCTCCGCCAGAAGTGACTGATTCACCTGCAAGCTGAACTATTGTCCGGTTGCTGATTGCTGCCGTTAAGTTGGTACAAGCAGCGGCAGGAACTGCCGGAGGTGGTGCAACCGTAAAGCTTTCTTTACAAGTCGTGCTCTCTTTTTTGCCTAGGGACGTATTGACGGCTAATGAAACCGAATACGTTCCAGGCGAGGCTTGCGTATAGTCTGTAGGACCACTGGCGACGGTTTTCGTATAAATGACTGCGCCTGCACCATTTTTCACTGTATATGTGAAACCTGATATAGTTGCCCCGTTTGTCGCAATTGATTTGGAGTTGAATCTAAATGATGTCGTAGAAAGCTTCTGGACGGTTATGTCCTGACATGCCGCGCTTGGTTTTGGAGGTGCTGGCGGGACTCGTTTTGCGGTAAAGTTTCCGCAATCTTTCATTAATGCGAACCAGCCGAATTTTGCTGAATGACCTACGAAGACAGTATAGGTTGAACCATTTGCTTTCGTGTAGGGTTTACTATCCCAAAGGCTAAGCGGGCGGTAATATACTGTTCCTGTACCGCCAGCGCCTTTTTGGTATTGATAGGTTCGTTCGCCTTGTGCCGCGCTAAAACGACTTGCCATACCCCAAGAGTAGACATCTTTTGAATTAACCGTACTTGTCGTGGTAGTTGCTAGTTCCGTGCGCGTAATACCAAGTGATGTATATATATCCTTAATATTGTTATAATTACGGTCGTAGTAAGTCATGTATTCGGTGACACTTTTTACCCCACCCGGGATAAAATCTGAATTGCTAGACGCATTCGCAGATTCCGGTGGCGAAAAGACGGCGAAAGATTGAACAATAAGCGCTAAAGCAGTAAAAATAAGCCCTATACGCCTAGTAGTTTCTTCTTTACGAAGCCGTTTAGCGTAAAAGCCAAGCTGGCCTACTAAGGCTGGACTGAACGCAAGATTACTGACTATCTTCCTGAACATGTTATTTTTACCTTTTTCTTTTTGTTTATCACACCTCTTGGTATAACATTAGCATAAGAAATATGTTCAGTACAATAGCTTGAGTGAACAATATTTGTGCGGTATAATAGAAACATTGTAAATAGCAGAAACGTCTGAAGTAGTGAGGGAACATGGCTAAACAAAAAATAGACGACGGCTCATATGATGGGTCACAAATTCAAGTACTAGAGGGGCTTGAGCCAGTTCGCAAGCGTCCTGGTATGTATATTGGTAGTACCGGCTATGATGGTGTCCACCATCTTATTAAGGAAATCGCCGATAACTCAATAGACGAGGCAATCGCAGGATACGCAAGCCGCGTTGATGTTGTGCTTCTTGAAGACGGCGGGGTCATGGTAACGGATGATGGCCGTGGTATCCCTATAGACAAGCATGAGAAAACCGGCCTCAGTACGCTTGAGACCGTACTGACAGTACTTCACGCTGGTGGTAAATTCGGTGGCGGCGGGTATAAGGTATCCTCAGGTCTACACGGTGTGGGCGCGAGTGTCGTCAATGCCTTGTCGACGAAACTGGTTGCAGAGGTTGTGCAAAAGGGCGAACTATACCGTATTGAATTTGAACGTGGTGCTTCTTTGGCGCCACTGAAGAAGGTCGGTAAAACGGATCGTCCAACGGGTACGACGACAGTGTTCTATCCAGACCCAACCATTTTTAAAGAAACGGTAGAGTTTGACTACGAATGGGTAGTTAATTATCTTCGCCACCAGGCATATCTTACAAAAGGTATTTATGTTTCGGTACGTGACGAACGTACGAAGCAGCGAGCAGCATTTTACTTTGAGGGTGGTATCCAGAGCTACGTAAAGCACTTGAATATCGGTAAAGACGTCGTAAGTGACAGCGTGTTCTATGTAGAGCGCCAAGTTGAAGACTCGATGATAGAAGTCGCCATTCAATATAATGAAACCTTCGTTGAAACAGTAAAGCCGTTCGCTAACAACGTTCTCACCCCTGATGGAGGAACGCACCTTATCGGATTCCGTTCTGCGATGACCCGCGTTATTAACGACTACGCACGTAAAAGCGGCCTGTTGAAAGAAAAAGAAGATAACCTTACGGGTGATGACATCCGTGAAGGCTTGACTGCAATTATCCTCGTGAAGCTTCCTGACCCTCAATTTGAAGGACAGACGAAGAACAAGCTAGGTAACCCGGAAGTCCGGCGCTACGTTGAACAGGTGATGAATGAATACTTTAGTTATTACTTGGACGAAAATCCAAACGTTGCTAAAAAGATCGTCGGCAAATCACTATTAGCTGCTCGCGCACGAAAAGCAGCCCGCGCAGCCCGTGACAATGTTATCCGAAAGGGTGCATTAGACGGTCTAAGCCTGCCAGGTAAACTATCTGACTGCTCAAGCAAAAACCCAGCAGATTCAGAACTTTACATCGTAGAGGGTGACTCGGCTGGTGGATCTGCCAAATCAGGCCGCGACAGCAAGACGCAGGCGATTTTACCACTTCGAGGTAAGGTACTGAACGTTGAACGTGCACGACTCGACCGTATGCTTAATAATAATGAGATCGTGAGTCTCATTAAGGCAATGGGTGTCGGCATTAGCGACCAATTTGATATTAATGGCCTACGTTATCACCGTGTCATTATCATGACCGACGCCGATGTTGACGGTAGCCACATTTCGACACTCCTTTTGACCTTCCTCTTTAGATATATGAAAGAGGTAATTGATGGCGGGTATGTGTATCTTGCAAAACCCCCGTTGTTTTTGTTACGTCAGGGAACAAAGAAAGTTTATGCCTACAGCGACGAAGAGCGTGATGAGATTATCGCAAAGATGATTGCCGAACGCCGCGAAAAGGGTACTGCAATTGATGAGACGGCAGACCTTACTAAGCAAGCGGGCATTACACTTCTCCAGCGCTATAAGGGTCTAGGTGAAATGGACGCTGAACAGTTATGGGATACGACAATGAATCCTGAAAACCGCGTACTGATACAGGTAAAAGTAGAAGACGCCGAGAAAAGTGATGCAATTTTTACAAAGCTAATGGGTGATCAAGTAGATCTTCGTAAAAGCTTTATCCAAAGCCGTGCGAAATCACTAAGCCTAGAGGATCTGGATATTTAGTATGGACGACGATATTACTGACGTAAATAACACAATGCCAATTGAAGATGAGGTAATTGTTCCTCAGACACACTCACGATTAGTGGAGAATCAATCTGTTGAATATGTTATGGAAGAAAGCTTCTTGAAATATTCAATGAGCGTGATTGTTGAGCGTGCTCTTCCTGACGTGCGAGACGGTATGAAACCTGTGCACCGGCGTATTTTATACAGCATGGGCGAACAAAACCTTCGCCCAGGTGGACGATTCCTCAAGAGCGCCCGTATCGTCGGTGACGTAATGGGTAAATATCACCCTCATGGCGATTCATCTATCTACTTTTCAATGGTACGTCTGGCTCAAGATTGGGTAATGCGATACCCATTGGTTAATGGCCAAGGTAACTATGGTTCGATGGACGGAGATCCTCCAGCTGCAAGCCGTTACACTGAAGCACGCCTAGGCCGCGCCGGTAATGAACTGCTAGCTGACCTCGAAAAAGATACGGTTGTTTTTCGTGACAACTACGATGGATCAGAACAAGAACCGTCGGTGCTTCCTGCTAAGCTGCCGAACCTTCTGTTAAACGGACAGATTGGTATTGCTGTTGGTATGGCGACGAATATTCCACCGCATAACCTTAGTGAGCTTGTTGATGCGACAATACATTTGATTGATAACCCCGAAGCGACAACAATCGATGATTTATTGAAATACGTTAAAGGCCCAGATTTTCCAACGGGCGCAGTAGTCTACGGCGGTAGCCCAATGAAGCAGGCTTACCAGACAGGCCGTGGTAGCGTGATGATTCGTGCCGTAACGGCCATCGAAGAGACTAAAAAAGGCCGTAGCCAGATTATCGTCACCGAAATGCCTTATGGCGTAAATAAAGCAACACTTATTGAAAAAATTGCCGAACTGCACAAGGATAAGAAGATTTTAATCAGTGACCTACGCGACGAAAGTGCCAGGGGCAAAGTCCGGGTTGTTATTGAACTTCGAAAAGATGCCTATCCAAAGAAGGTTCTCAACCAGCTCTTCAAGCTTACGGCCTTACAGACGAGCTTCCACTATAATATGCTTGCTCTTATTGATGGTATCCAGCCTAAAGTACTTGGCCTGCATGAAATCCTCGACGAATTCGTCAAACACCGTCGTATCGTTGTTCGCCGCCGAACTGAGTTTGAGCTAAAAGCAGCTAAAGCCCGCGCACACATCCTAGAAGGGTACAAGATCGCTCTTGATCACATTGATGAAGTAATTAAGCTTATTCGTGCAAGTAAGACAAGTGAAATCGCGCAAGCGGGTTTGATCGAGAAGTTCGGCCTTTCCGAAATCCAAGCCCAAGCGATTCTTGCCATGCAGCTACGCCGCCTAACAGGCCTAGAGCGTGACAAGATTGAAAACGAGCTCAATGAGTTACTCGAGCTGATTGCCAAACTAGAGGCAATTCTAGCCGATGAGTCAGAGATCCTTCGTATCATCAAAGAAGAGCTTCTTGAGATGAAAGAGAAATATGGCGATGAACGCCGCAGCCAGATGATTAACTATGAACTCGGTAAGTTTAGCGATGAAGAACTCATCCCTGAAGAAGAGTCTGTTATTCTTTTGACAACAGAAAATTACATCAAACGTACGTTAGTGAGCGAATATCGCCGTCAGAACCGTGGCGGTAAAGGCAAGCGTGGCATGACAACCAAGGAAGAGGATATTATTGACCAGCTTGTACCTGCAAGTACTCATGATTACTTATTATTCTTTACTAACCGAGGTCGCATTTTCCGTTTGAAAG containing:
- the gyrA gene encoding DNA gyrase subunit A; the protein is MDDDITDVNNTMPIEDEVIVPQTHSRLVENQSVEYVMEESFLKYSMSVIVERALPDVRDGMKPVHRRILYSMGEQNLRPGGRFLKSARIVGDVMGKYHPHGDSSIYFSMVRLAQDWVMRYPLVNGQGNYGSMDGDPPAASRYTEARLGRAGNELLADLEKDTVVFRDNYDGSEQEPSVLPAKLPNLLLNGQIGIAVGMATNIPPHNLSELVDATIHLIDNPEATTIDDLLKYVKGPDFPTGAVVYGGSPMKQAYQTGRGSVMIRAVTAIEETKKGRSQIIVTEMPYGVNKATLIEKIAELHKDKKILISDLRDESARGKVRVVIELRKDAYPKKVLNQLFKLTALQTSFHYNMLALIDGIQPKVLGLHEILDEFVKHRRIVVRRRTEFELKAAKARAHILEGYKIALDHIDEVIKLIRASKTSEIAQAGLIEKFGLSEIQAQAILAMQLRRLTGLERDKIENELNELLELIAKLEAILADESEILRIIKEELLEMKEKYGDERRSQMINYELGKFSDEELIPEEESVILLTTENYIKRTLVSEYRRQNRGGKGKRGMTTKEEDIIDQLVPASTHDYLLFFTNRGRIFRLKAYEVPAASLQAKGVAAVNLLQLQPEEKITSIIRHAKDANDDGYLFMATTKGTIKKTPLKDYANIRTNGLIAIKLDDGDELRWIKKTTGQNDVIISTSAGQAVRFIESDARPMGRSARGVRGVRLRPNDQVVGMDIVDDDNARLLVISQNGYGKTTKVANFPSHKRGGVGIKAAVVTAKTGPIISVRTLEPDASEVLLISNQGQAIRVALKDIPTLGRTTQGVRIMRMREGDKVSSLGLMPEQAAPELEEEE
- the gyrB gene encoding DNA topoisomerase (ATP-hydrolyzing) subunit B — its product is MAKQKIDDGSYDGSQIQVLEGLEPVRKRPGMYIGSTGYDGVHHLIKEIADNSIDEAIAGYASRVDVVLLEDGGVMVTDDGRGIPIDKHEKTGLSTLETVLTVLHAGGKFGGGGYKVSSGLHGVGASVVNALSTKLVAEVVQKGELYRIEFERGASLAPLKKVGKTDRPTGTTTVFYPDPTIFKETVEFDYEWVVNYLRHQAYLTKGIYVSVRDERTKQRAAFYFEGGIQSYVKHLNIGKDVVSDSVFYVERQVEDSMIEVAIQYNETFVETVKPFANNVLTPDGGTHLIGFRSAMTRVINDYARKSGLLKEKEDNLTGDDIREGLTAIILVKLPDPQFEGQTKNKLGNPEVRRYVEQVMNEYFSYYLDENPNVAKKIVGKSLLAARARKAARAARDNVIRKGALDGLSLPGKLSDCSSKNPADSELYIVEGDSAGGSAKSGRDSKTQAILPLRGKVLNVERARLDRMLNNNEIVSLIKAMGVGISDQFDINGLRYHRVIIMTDADVDGSHISTLLLTFLFRYMKEVIDGGYVYLAKPPLFLLRQGTKKVYAYSDEERDEIIAKMIAERREKGTAIDETADLTKQAGITLLQRYKGLGEMDAEQLWDTTMNPENRVLIQVKVEDAEKSDAIFTKLMGDQVDLRKSFIQSRAKSLSLEDLDI